The Dehalococcoidales bacterium genomic interval TGGCTGCCCTGCCGATAGCGATATGGTCGCCGTGACCGCTAATACCGTCCGGCCCGAAGGTTATCACCACTTCCGGCAGGAGCTGCCGTATTATCTCGAAGACTTTGGCGGTCACTTCGTCAGTATCGGCTTTGTCCAGTTCACCGTCAATGTAGTCCAGGAAGTAAATCCGGCGGATGCCGGTAATGGCGGCCGCCGCCCGCAGTTCATCCTCCCGGGCGCTCCCGGTGCTTATGTTGTCTGGTACATCAATCCGGGAGCCCTTTTCACCTTTCGTGGCGCACACCAGGTCTACCGGTACGCCCTGCTGAGAATACTTGAGAATGGTACCGGCCAGGCCGAAACTCTCATCATCAGGATGGGCGAATACCAGCAGGATACTTCTGTTCATAGTTTGATTTCCTGACACGTAATCATGTGGATAGTGTAAGATTATCCCCTTGAGTTCTATTATACCAGAATTGCCAATTGCAATCCCTGCGGTGGAGGCGAGTAAGCCGGTTTGACAATAGCCTGCCGCCAACCTATATTTGTTACCGTG includes:
- a CDS encoding PIG-L deacetylase family protein — its product is MNRSILLVFAHPDDESFGLAGTILKYSQQGVPVDLVCATKGEKGSRIDVPDNISTGSAREDELRAAAAITGIRRIYFLDYIDGELDKADTDEVTAKVFEIIRQLLPEVVITFGPDGISGHGDHIAIGRAATGAFERLSATGAGPRKLYYVTIPASAVPEVGEFGVITRPDDEVTLTVDVSLYLDLKIQAIAAHRSQQDSQDFIEMLRQNRQAGFAIKEHLYRAVPAPTGKESDLFQ